One stretch of Zootoca vivipara chromosome 8, rZooViv1.1, whole genome shotgun sequence DNA includes these proteins:
- the NKX2-4 gene encoding homeobox protein Nkx-2.4 isoform X2 — protein sequence MSLSPKHTTPFSVSDILSPMDETYKKFGAMDGSLGAPLGMGAAAYRQPQNAALPPPPQQHPMGAHNAAAYHSMAHAGVSQFAHGPVAGYCNGGLGNVGDLAPYPDSVRGSAAASGWYGANADPRYPTISRLMGPSGGMNMAGMGALSGIAEAAKSLAPGLHAAPRRKRRVLFSQAQVYELERRFKQQKYLSAPEREHLASLIHLTPTQVKIWFQNHRYKMKRQAKDKAAQQHQHQPQTQTPPEGPSLCQQQPQQQQAQAASPRRVAVPVLVKDGKPCPHSAGAAGQSAGPAPSASGAGGNAAQHPQQQQQQHQQQQQQVTSLGQAPDLEEMSPSPPSLHSQVGALAQMDAAAVEYNGGLVNASLLYGRTW from the exons ATGTCGCTCAGCCCCAAGCACACGACGCCCTTCTCCGTCTCCGACATCCTCAGCCCCATGGACGAGACCTACAAGAAGTTCGGCGCCATGGATGGCAGCCTGGGCGCCCCCCTGGGCATGGGCGCCGCCGCCTACCGGCAGCCCCAAAATGCAGCCCTACCTCCACCACCGCAGCAGCACCCCATGGGCGCCCACAACGCCGCCGCCTACCACTCCATGGCGCACGCCGGCGTCTCGCAGTTCGCCCACGGGCCCGTGGCCGGCTACTGCAACGGCGGGCTGGGCAACGTTGGCGACCTGGCACCTTATCCAGACAGCGTGCGCGGAAGCGCAGCCGCCTCAGGCTGGTACGGAGCCAACGCGGATCCCCGCTACCCCACGA ttTCCAGGCTAATGGGCCCGTCGGGGGGCATGAACATGGCCGGCATGGGGGCTCTGTCGGGCATCGCGGAGGCTGCCAAGTCCCTGGCGCCCGGGCTGCACGCCGCGCCGCGGAGGAAACGCCGGGTGCTCTTCTCGCAGGCGCAGGTGTACGAGCTGGAGCGGCGCTTCAAGCAGCAGAAGTACCTGTCGGCGCCCGAGCGGGAGCACCTGGCCAGCCTCATCCACCTCACGCCCACGCAGGTCAAGATCTGGTTCCAGAACCACCGCTACAAGATGAAGAGACAAGCTAAGGACAAGGCCGCGCAGCAACACCAGCACCAACCCCAGACGCAGACGCCTCCCGAGGGGCCCAGCCTGtgccagcagcagccgcagcagcagcaagcccaGGCGGCGTCTCCGAGGCGTGTGGCCGTGCCTGTTCTGGTCAAGGACGGCAAGCCTTGCCCGCACAGCGCCGGCGCCGCCGGTCAGTCTGCCGGACCAGCTCCCAGCGCCAGCGGGGCCGGGGGCAACGCTGCCCAGcatccccagcagcagcagcagcagcaccagcagcagcagcagcaagtgacctccctgggccaGGCGCCGGACCTGGAAGAGATGTCCCCCAGCCCGCCTTCGCTGCACAGCCAAGTGGGCGCCCTGGCGCAGATGGACGCGGCGGCCGTCGAGTATAACGGCGGCCTGGTCAACGCCAGCTTGCTCTATGGCCGGACATGGTAA
- the NKX2-4 gene encoding homeobox protein Nkx-2.4 isoform X1 → MSLSPKHTTPFSVSDILSPMDETYKKFGAMDGSLGAPLGMGAAAYRQPQNAALPPPPQQHPMGAHNAAAYHSMAHAGVSQFAHGPVAGYCNGGLGNVGDLAPYPDSVRGSAAASGWYGANADPRYPTISRLMGPSGGMNMAGMGALSGIAEAAKSLAPGLHAAPRRKRRVLFSQAQVYELERRFKQQKYLSAPEREHLASLIHLTPTQVKIWFQNHRYKMKRQAKDKAAQQHQHQPQTQTPPEGPSLCQQQPQQQQAQAASPRRVAVPVLVKDGKPCPHSAGAAGQSAGPAPSAMTSLGQAPDLEEMSPSPPSLHSQVGALAQMDAAAVEYNGGLVNASLLYGRTW, encoded by the exons ATGTCGCTCAGCCCCAAGCACACGACGCCCTTCTCCGTCTCCGACATCCTCAGCCCCATGGACGAGACCTACAAGAAGTTCGGCGCCATGGATGGCAGCCTGGGCGCCCCCCTGGGCATGGGCGCCGCCGCCTACCGGCAGCCCCAAAATGCAGCCCTACCTCCACCACCGCAGCAGCACCCCATGGGCGCCCACAACGCCGCCGCCTACCACTCCATGGCGCACGCCGGCGTCTCGCAGTTCGCCCACGGGCCCGTGGCCGGCTACTGCAACGGCGGGCTGGGCAACGTTGGCGACCTGGCACCTTATCCAGACAGCGTGCGCGGAAGCGCAGCCGCCTCAGGCTGGTACGGAGCCAACGCGGATCCCCGCTACCCCACGA ttTCCAGGCTAATGGGCCCGTCGGGGGGCATGAACATGGCCGGCATGGGGGCTCTGTCGGGCATCGCGGAGGCTGCCAAGTCCCTGGCGCCCGGGCTGCACGCCGCGCCGCGGAGGAAACGCCGGGTGCTCTTCTCGCAGGCGCAGGTGTACGAGCTGGAGCGGCGCTTCAAGCAGCAGAAGTACCTGTCGGCGCCCGAGCGGGAGCACCTGGCCAGCCTCATCCACCTCACGCCCACGCAGGTCAAGATCTGGTTCCAGAACCACCGCTACAAGATGAAGAGACAAGCTAAGGACAAGGCCGCGCAGCAACACCAGCACCAACCCCAGACGCAGACGCCTCCCGAGGGGCCCAGCCTGtgccagcagcagccgcagcagcagcaagcccaGGCGGCGTCTCCGAGGCGTGTGGCCGTGCCTGTTCTGGTCAAGGACGGCAAGCCTTGCCCGCACAGCGCCGGCGCCGCCGGTCAGTCTGCCGGACCAGCTCCCAGCGCCA tgacctccctgggccaGGCGCCGGACCTGGAAGAGATGTCCCCCAGCCCGCCTTCGCTGCACAGCCAAGTGGGCGCCCTGGCGCAGATGGACGCGGCGGCCGTCGAGTATAACGGCGGCCTGGTCAACGCCAGCTTGCTCTATGGCCGGACATGGTAA